In Mus musculus strain C57BL/6J chromosome 1, GRCm38.p6 C57BL/6J, a single genomic region encodes these proteins:
- the Ufc1 gene encoding ubiquitin-fold modifier-conjugating enzyme 1 isoform b (isoform b is encoded by transcript variant 4), with protein sequence MGRMKIPITYPTTAPEIAVPELDGKTAKMYRGGKICLTDHFKPLWARNVPKFGLAHLMALGLGPWLAVEVPDLIQKGVIQHKEKCSQ encoded by the exons ATGGGAAGGATGAAG ATTCCTATCACATATCCCACTACTGCTCCGGAAATTGCAGTCCCTGAGCTGGACGGGAAGACAGCAAAGATGTACAG GGGTGGCAAAATATGTCTGACTGATCATTTCAAACCTTTGTGGGCCAGGAATGTGCCTAAGTTTGGACTAGCTCATCTCATGGCCCTGGGG CTGGGTCCTTGGCTGGCAGTGGAAGTCCCCGATCTGATCCAGAAGGGTGTGATCCAGCACAAAGAAAAATGCAGCCAATGA